Proteins from a genomic interval of Stenotrophomonas maltophilia:
- the ubiB gene encoding 2-polyprenylphenol 6-hydroxylase: MWETLGTVRDLGRLQEIAVVLIRYGFGDVVRRIGLASTLERAGRLLHWNEERQELLRMTAPVRVRSAMQDLGPTFVKLGQVLATRVDLLPPEWIAELSELQNAVPALPYADIREQLEADLGASPQDVFAFLDETPMAAASLAQAHRARLHDGREVVLKVRRPGIRDVVEADLRLLARLAEIVEARLPDLRRYRPAEVVQQFTVSLRRELDFAAECRNAERIARNFNGRDDILIPRVHWQWTCESLNVQDFVDGIPGRDLAGVDAAGLDRRELARRGADIVLKMVLEDGSFHADPHPGNIIYLRDGRIGVIDFGMVGALSEVRRFQVAQLLHGLVEQDPQGVADVLLDWAGGVEVDENRLQHDISQFVDQYRGVPLKDLRIGLMLGDITQLLRSYSLTLPADLALMIKAFLTLEGMGRQLDPDFDMASAARPFLERVVLQRYAPRALLKRGRRSLLGLVDFAGELPRDLRKLVQAARRGRLQLKVETSALQGFGEQVNRAANRLVMGIVTAALIIGSSIVMHSVGGVSSRWLLALGVCGFIGAGFCGVWILFSIWRSGKHT; this comes from the coding sequence ATGTGGGAAACGCTGGGCACGGTCCGTGACCTGGGCCGACTGCAGGAAATCGCCGTCGTCCTGATCCGCTATGGCTTCGGCGACGTGGTGCGGCGCATTGGCCTGGCCAGCACATTGGAGCGGGCAGGGCGCCTGCTGCACTGGAACGAGGAGCGGCAGGAATTGCTGCGGATGACCGCACCGGTGCGTGTGCGCAGCGCGATGCAGGATCTCGGCCCGACCTTCGTCAAGCTCGGCCAGGTGCTGGCGACGCGCGTCGACCTGCTGCCGCCGGAATGGATCGCCGAGCTCTCTGAGCTGCAGAATGCGGTGCCGGCGCTGCCATACGCGGATATCCGCGAGCAGCTCGAGGCCGATCTTGGTGCGTCTCCGCAGGACGTGTTCGCGTTCCTCGATGAAACCCCGATGGCCGCCGCCTCGCTGGCGCAGGCCCATCGCGCGCGCCTGCATGATGGTCGCGAGGTAGTGCTGAAGGTGCGCCGCCCCGGCATCCGCGATGTGGTCGAGGCCGACCTGCGGCTGCTGGCCCGCCTGGCCGAGATCGTCGAGGCCAGGCTGCCAGACCTGCGCCGCTATCGTCCGGCCGAGGTCGTGCAGCAGTTCACCGTATCGCTGCGCCGCGAGCTGGATTTCGCCGCCGAATGCCGCAATGCCGAGCGCATCGCGCGCAACTTCAACGGTCGCGACGACATCCTGATTCCCCGCGTGCACTGGCAGTGGACCTGCGAAAGCCTGAATGTGCAGGACTTCGTCGACGGCATTCCTGGCCGTGACCTGGCCGGCGTCGATGCGGCAGGACTGGATCGGCGCGAACTGGCACGGCGCGGTGCGGACATCGTGTTGAAGATGGTGCTGGAGGACGGCAGCTTCCACGCTGACCCGCATCCGGGCAACATCATCTACCTGCGCGACGGCCGTATCGGCGTGATCGATTTCGGCATGGTCGGCGCGCTGTCGGAAGTGCGCCGCTTCCAGGTCGCGCAACTGCTGCACGGGCTGGTCGAGCAGGACCCGCAGGGCGTGGCCGACGTGCTGCTGGACTGGGCCGGCGGTGTGGAAGTGGACGAGAACCGGCTGCAGCACGACATCAGCCAGTTCGTTGATCAGTATCGTGGCGTGCCGCTGAAGGACCTGCGCATCGGCCTGATGCTGGGCGATATCACCCAGCTGCTGCGCAGCTACAGCCTGACCCTGCCGGCCGACCTGGCGCTGATGATCAAGGCGTTCCTGACCCTGGAAGGCATGGGTCGGCAGCTCGACCCGGATTTCGACATGGCCAGTGCCGCGCGCCCGTTCCTGGAGCGGGTGGTGCTGCAGCGCTATGCGCCCAGGGCGCTGCTCAAGCGAGGCCGGCGCAGCCTGTTGGGCCTGGTCGACTTCGCTGGCGAGTTGCCGCGCGACCTGCGCAAGCTGGTCCAGGCGGCGCGCCGTGGGCGCCTGCAGCTGAAGGTGGAAACCAGCGCATTGCAGGGCTTCGGCGAGCAGGTCAACCGCGCCGCGAACCGGCTGGTGATGGGCATCGTCACCGCCGCGCTGATCATCGGCTCGTCGATCGTGATGCACAGCGTCGGCGGCGTCTCCAGTCGCTGGCTGCTGGCACTGGGCGTGTGCGGCTTCATCGGCGCCGGCTTCTGCGGCGTGTGGATCCTGTTCTCGATATGGAGAAGCGGTAAACACACGTGA
- a CDS encoding CinA family protein, whose protein sequence is MSTPTDAELNAQSAALGQRLQQASLQLVTAESCSGGWIAKCMTDIAGSSAFFDCGMVVYSYEAKQRLLGVRAQTLEQFGAVSRETVLEMVSGALVNSGAGIAVAVTGIAGPGGGSPDKPVGSVWIGWKRRGGYARAQLFQFDGDREAIRRQTVAAALRGIDAQL, encoded by the coding sequence ATGTCCACTCCCACCGACGCTGAACTCAATGCCCAGTCCGCCGCGCTCGGGCAGCGCCTGCAGCAGGCCTCGCTGCAGCTGGTGACCGCTGAAAGCTGCAGTGGCGGCTGGATTGCCAAATGCATGACCGACATCGCCGGTTCCTCGGCGTTCTTCGACTGCGGCATGGTGGTCTACAGCTACGAAGCCAAGCAGCGCCTGCTGGGCGTGCGCGCGCAGACGCTGGAGCAGTTCGGTGCGGTCAGCCGCGAAACCGTGCTGGAGATGGTGTCCGGTGCGCTGGTCAATTCCGGCGCCGGCATCGCCGTGGCGGTGACCGGCATCGCTGGCCCCGGTGGCGGCAGTCCGGACAAGCCGGTTGGCAGCGTCTGGATCGGCTGGAAGCGCCGTGGCGGCTACGCCCGCGCCCAGCTGTTCCAGTTCGATGGCGACCGCGAAGCCATCCGCCGGCAAACCGTGGCAGCGGCATTGCGCGGTATCGACGCCCAGCTGTGA
- the hflX gene encoding ribosome rescue GTPase HflX, whose protein sequence is MFDRSKKGEHALLIQPHFGKLEDDVLEEFGDLARSAGASIAATITARLDRPNPSTLIGSGKLDEIKAAADASGADLILVNHALSPGQERNLERFLERRVIDRTGLILDIFAQRAHSHEGKLQVELAQLRHLATRLVRGWTHLERQRGGSIGLRGPGETQLETDRRLLQKRVEQLQKRLEKVEVQRTQMRRARVRSELPRVALVGYTNAGKSTLFNAMTGAEAYAADQLFATLDPTVRRIAVPGGNVVLADTVGFVRDLPHDLVAAFRSTLSEAREADFLLHVVDAADPHREERIAQVDEVLTAVGAGDLPQLLVFNKIDRIDGAEVRHDGQDGIPDESRRERVWISARDGQGLELLQAVLGKRLGLQHVTGELRLPPDAGRLCARLHQLEVIRSEQADEDGWLLQVDLPIAEAEKLAASADGAPIRALLPEKLPEW, encoded by the coding sequence ATGTTTGACCGCTCGAAAAAGGGCGAACACGCCCTGTTGATCCAGCCCCATTTCGGCAAGCTGGAAGACGATGTGCTGGAAGAATTCGGCGATCTGGCCCGCTCGGCTGGGGCCAGCATCGCCGCGACGATCACCGCGCGCCTGGACCGTCCGAATCCGTCGACCCTGATCGGCAGCGGCAAGCTGGACGAGATCAAGGCCGCGGCCGACGCCAGCGGTGCCGACCTGATCCTGGTCAACCATGCGTTGAGCCCGGGCCAGGAGCGCAACCTGGAACGCTTCCTCGAGCGCCGGGTGATCGACCGCACCGGCCTGATCCTGGACATCTTTGCCCAGCGTGCGCACAGCCACGAAGGCAAGCTGCAGGTCGAGCTGGCGCAGCTGCGTCATCTGGCCACGCGGCTGGTGCGCGGCTGGACCCATCTGGAGCGCCAGCGTGGCGGTTCGATCGGCCTGCGCGGCCCGGGTGAAACCCAGCTGGAAACCGACCGGCGCCTGCTGCAGAAGCGCGTGGAGCAGCTGCAGAAGCGTCTGGAAAAGGTCGAGGTGCAGCGTACCCAGATGCGCCGTGCGCGTGTGCGCAGCGAGCTGCCGCGCGTGGCCCTGGTGGGCTACACCAACGCCGGCAAGTCGACCCTGTTCAACGCCATGACCGGCGCCGAGGCCTATGCCGCCGACCAGCTGTTCGCAACGCTGGATCCGACCGTGCGCCGCATCGCGGTGCCGGGTGGCAACGTGGTGCTGGCCGATACCGTCGGCTTCGTCCGTGATCTGCCGCATGACCTGGTCGCCGCGTTCCGCTCGACCCTGTCAGAGGCGCGCGAGGCTGATTTCCTGCTGCACGTGGTCGACGCCGCTGACCCGCACCGCGAGGAGCGCATTGCCCAGGTGGACGAGGTACTGACCGCGGTCGGTGCCGGTGACCTGCCGCAGCTGCTGGTGTTCAACAAGATCGACCGCATCGACGGCGCCGAGGTCCGCCATGATGGCCAGGACGGTATCCCGGACGAGTCGCGTCGCGAGCGGGTGTGGATTTCCGCGCGTGACGGGCAGGGCCTGGAGCTGCTGCAGGCGGTGCTGGGCAAGCGCCTGGGCCTGCAGCATGTCACCGGCGAACTGCGCCTGCCGCCGGATGCCGGCCGCCTGTGTGCGCGCCTGCACCAGCTGGAAGTGATCCGCAGCGAGCAGGCCGACGAAGACGGCTGGCTGCTGCAGGTCGACCTGCCGATTGCCGAAGCCGAAAAGCTGGCCGCCAGTGCCGACGGCGCGCCGATCCGGGCGCTGCTGCCGGAAAAACTGCCGGAGTGGTGA
- the ftsH gene encoding ATP-dependent zinc metalloprotease FtsH: MNDLTKNLLLWVVVAVVLMVVFQSFSPKSSGAGAQGASYSQFLDQVDSGNVQKVAFGGDMRGGTSQLTYTTRGGQSSTITAPFDRDLINVLRTKNVEIVQEEPSSGISLGAILMNFLPVILIIGFWLFIMRQMQGGGGGAKGAMSFGKSRAKLQGEDQIKVTFADVAGCDEAKEEVGELVDFLRDPSKFTKLGGKIPRGVLMVGPPGTGKTLLAKAIAGEAKVPFFSISGSDFVEMFVGVGASRVRDMFEQAKKHAPCIIFIDEIDAVGRHRGAGLGGGHDEREQTLNQLLVEMDGFEGGEGVIVIAATNRPDVLDPALLRPGRFDRQVVVGLPDVKGREHILKVHMRKLPLADDVEPMVIARGTPGFSGADLANLCNEAALFAARGNEKEVRMDHFDRARDKILMGAERRSMAMSEEEKTLTAYHEAGHAIVGRLVPEHDPVYKVTIIPRGRALGVTMYLPEGDKYSMNRVAIKSQLCSLYGGRVAEELIFGADKVTTGASNDIERATKMARNMVTKWGLSDQLGPIAYGEEDDEVFLGRSVTQHKSVSNDTARRIDEEVRNILDEAYARTTELMTANLDKLHAMSQLLLQYETIDAPQIDAIMEGRDPPPPAGWNKSNKDGGDDKGGDARPLPPIAGPAESH, encoded by the coding sequence ATGAACGACTTGACCAAGAACCTCCTGCTATGGGTGGTCGTCGCCGTCGTGCTGATGGTGGTCTTCCAGAGCTTCTCGCCGAAGTCCTCCGGGGCCGGCGCGCAGGGCGCGTCGTACTCGCAGTTCCTGGACCAGGTGGACAGCGGCAACGTGCAGAAGGTCGCCTTCGGCGGCGACATGCGCGGCGGCACCAGCCAGCTGACCTACACCACCCGCGGTGGGCAGTCGTCCACCATCACCGCGCCGTTCGATCGTGACCTGATCAACGTGCTGCGTACCAAGAACGTGGAAATCGTGCAGGAGGAGCCGTCCAGCGGCATTTCCCTCGGCGCGATCCTGATGAATTTCCTGCCGGTCATCCTGATCATCGGCTTCTGGTTGTTCATCATGCGCCAGATGCAGGGCGGTGGCGGCGGTGCCAAGGGCGCGATGTCCTTCGGCAAGTCGCGCGCCAAGCTGCAGGGCGAGGACCAGATCAAGGTCACCTTCGCCGACGTCGCCGGTTGTGACGAGGCCAAGGAAGAAGTGGGCGAACTGGTCGACTTCCTGCGCGACCCGTCCAAGTTCACCAAGCTGGGCGGCAAGATTCCGCGCGGCGTGCTGATGGTGGGCCCGCCGGGTACCGGCAAGACGCTGCTGGCCAAGGCCATCGCGGGCGAAGCCAAGGTGCCGTTCTTCTCGATCTCCGGTTCGGACTTCGTGGAAATGTTCGTCGGCGTCGGCGCCAGCCGCGTGCGTGACATGTTCGAGCAGGCCAAGAAGCACGCGCCGTGCATCATCTTCATCGACGAAATCGACGCCGTCGGCCGCCACCGTGGCGCCGGCCTGGGCGGCGGTCACGACGAGCGCGAGCAGACCCTGAACCAGCTGCTGGTCGAGATGGACGGTTTTGAAGGTGGCGAAGGCGTGATCGTGATCGCCGCGACCAACCGTCCGGACGTGCTGGACCCGGCGCTGCTGCGTCCGGGCCGTTTCGACCGCCAGGTCGTGGTCGGCCTGCCGGACGTGAAGGGCCGCGAGCACATCCTGAAGGTGCACATGCGCAAGCTGCCGTTGGCCGACGACGTCGAGCCGATGGTGATCGCGCGTGGTACCCCGGGCTTCTCTGGTGCCGACCTGGCCAACCTCTGCAACGAGGCTGCCCTGTTCGCTGCACGTGGCAACGAGAAGGAAGTCCGCATGGACCACTTCGACCGTGCCCGCGACAAGATCCTGATGGGTGCCGAGCGCCGCTCGATGGCCATGAGCGAGGAGGAGAAGACCCTCACCGCCTACCACGAAGCCGGCCACGCCATCGTTGGTCGTCTGGTGCCCGAGCATGATCCGGTCTACAAGGTCACCATCATCCCGCGCGGCCGTGCGCTGGGTGTGACCATGTACCTGCCGGAAGGCGACAAGTACTCGATGAACCGCGTGGCGATCAAGTCGCAGCTGTGCTCGCTGTACGGTGGTCGTGTGGCCGAGGAGCTGATCTTCGGTGCCGACAAGGTCACCACCGGTGCCTCCAACGACATCGAACGCGCTACCAAGATGGCCCGCAACATGGTCACCAAGTGGGGTCTGTCCGACCAGCTCGGCCCGATCGCCTATGGCGAAGAGGACGACGAGGTGTTCCTGGGCCGTTCGGTCACGCAGCACAAGAGCGTGTCCAACGACACCGCGCGCCGCATTGACGAGGAAGTTCGCAACATCCTCGACGAGGCCTATGCGCGTACCACCGAGCTGATGACCGCCAACCTGGACAAGCTGCACGCGATGTCCCAGCTGCTGCTGCAGTACGAGACCATCGATGCGCCGCAGATCGACGCCATCATGGAAGGTCGCGATCCGCCGCCGCCGGCCGGCTGGAACAAGTCGAACAAGGATGGTGGCGACGACAAGGGCGGCGACGCCCGTCCGCTGCCGCCGATCGCAGGCCCGGCCGAATCGCACTGA
- the folP gene encoding dihydropteroate synthase has translation MFDTSPQLDCAGRILRLDRARVMGIVNVTPDSFSDGGAHDTTDAAVAHGLKLVEEGADLLDIGGESTRPGAAPVSVEDELRRVIPVIEQLAARTQVPISIDTFKPEVMRAAVDAGAGMINDIFGLRQDGALDAAAATGVPVVLMHMQGEPGHMQVDPHYDDVVAEVHGFLVQRLFAAEMAGIAKKNLLVDLGFGFGKTTAHNMTLLARSERFLELGVPVLAGLSRKRSLGELTGRDTPSERVAASVAAHLIAVQRGARIVRVHDVAATVDALKIWQAVEAVPTPRADATPTIRWPDED, from the coding sequence ATGTTCGACACCTCGCCCCAGCTCGATTGCGCCGGCCGCATCCTGCGCCTCGACCGTGCCCGGGTCATGGGCATCGTCAACGTCACCCCGGACTCGTTCTCCGATGGCGGCGCGCACGACACCACCGATGCGGCCGTCGCTCACGGCCTGAAGCTGGTGGAGGAGGGCGCCGACCTGCTCGATATCGGCGGCGAATCCACCCGCCCGGGCGCCGCGCCGGTATCGGTGGAGGATGAGCTGCGCCGGGTGATTCCGGTGATCGAGCAACTGGCGGCCCGCACCCAGGTGCCGATCAGCATCGACACCTTCAAGCCGGAGGTGATGCGCGCGGCGGTGGACGCTGGCGCCGGCATGATCAACGACATCTTCGGCCTGCGTCAGGACGGGGCGTTGGACGCCGCCGCTGCAACCGGCGTGCCGGTGGTGCTGATGCACATGCAGGGCGAGCCGGGCCATATGCAGGTCGACCCGCACTACGACGACGTGGTTGCCGAGGTGCATGGCTTCCTGGTGCAGCGCCTGTTCGCCGCCGAGATGGCGGGCATCGCCAAGAAGAACCTGCTTGTCGATCTCGGCTTCGGCTTCGGCAAGACCACCGCGCACAACATGACCCTGCTGGCGCGCTCCGAGCGCTTCCTGGAATTGGGCGTGCCGGTGCTGGCCGGCCTGTCGCGCAAGCGCAGCCTGGGCGAACTGACCGGCCGCGACACGCCGTCCGAGCGGGTCGCGGCTTCGGTGGCCGCACACCTGATCGCGGTCCAGCGCGGTGCGCGCATCGTGCGCGTGCATGACGTGGCGGCCACCGTCGATGCGCTGAAGATCTGGCAGGCGGTGGAAGCCGTGCCGACGCCGCGTGCCGACGCCACGCCGACGATCCGCTGGCCGGACGAAGACTGA
- the lexA gene encoding transcriptional repressor LexA yields MDLTDTQQAILQLIAERIESEGAPPSQTEIARAFGFKGVRAAQYHLEALEQAGAIRRIPGQARGIRLVQAPPVETLAEPGLPDSVLRLPVLGRVAAGLPIGADIGSDDFVVLDRVFFSPAPDYLLKVQGDSMIDEGIFDGDLIGVHRTRDAHSGQIVVARIDDEITVKLLKIAKDRIRLLPRNPDYKPIEVLPDQDFAIEGLYCGLLRPNR; encoded by the coding sequence ATGGACCTGACCGACACCCAGCAGGCGATCCTGCAGTTGATCGCCGAGCGTATCGAGAGCGAAGGCGCACCGCCGTCGCAGACTGAAATCGCACGTGCGTTCGGCTTCAAGGGCGTGCGCGCGGCCCAGTACCACCTGGAAGCCCTGGAGCAGGCCGGTGCGATCCGTCGCATCCCCGGCCAGGCCCGTGGCATCCGCCTGGTGCAGGCGCCGCCAGTGGAAACGCTGGCCGAGCCGGGCCTGCCCGACAGCGTGCTGCGCCTGCCGGTGCTCGGCCGGGTCGCGGCCGGCCTGCCGATCGGCGCCGACATCGGCTCGGACGATTTCGTGGTGCTGGACCGGGTGTTCTTCTCGCCGGCGCCGGACTACCTGCTGAAGGTGCAGGGCGATTCGATGATCGACGAGGGCATCTTCGACGGTGACCTGATCGGCGTGCACCGCACCCGCGACGCCCATTCCGGGCAGATCGTGGTGGCCCGCATCGATGACGAGATCACCGTCAAGCTGCTGAAGATCGCCAAGGATCGTATCCGCCTGCTGCCGCGCAATCCCGATTACAAGCCGATCGAGGTGCTGCCGGACCAGGACTTCGCGATCGAAGGCCTCTATTGCGGCCTGCTGCGGCCCAACCGTTGA
- the hfq gene encoding RNA chaperone Hfq has product MSKGQSLQDPFLNALRRERVPVSVYLVNGIKLQGTIESFDQFVVLLRNTVSQMVYKHAISTVVPARNVKVGPGGGYVQSGEGGQAGDEADE; this is encoded by the coding sequence ATGTCCAAGGGGCAATCACTGCAGGATCCTTTCTTGAACGCACTGCGGCGCGAACGCGTGCCGGTTTCGGTGTACCTGGTGAACGGCATCAAGCTGCAGGGCACGATCGAATCGTTCGACCAGTTCGTGGTCCTGCTGCGCAACACGGTCAGTCAGATGGTCTACAAGCACGCCATTTCCACGGTCGTCCCGGCACGCAACGTGAAAGTCGGTCCGGGCGGTGGTTACGTGCAGTCGGGTGAAGGTGGTCAGGCAGGTGATGAAGCAGACGAGTAA
- the miaA gene encoding tRNA (adenosine(37)-N6)-dimethylallyltransferase MiaA — protein sequence MGIDRRPLAIAVMGPTASGKTATAIALAQQLDGEIVSVDSALVYRHLDIGSAKPDAAERAQAPHHLLDLRDPWQTYSAAEFAADAGRVVAEIVARGKTPIFAGGTGLYFRALLQGLSPMPEADPVMREALSAEAAERGWAALHAELAEVDPAAAARIHATDPQRIQRALEVYRLTGTPISEWQRRPGVAPLPVRTLKLILAPRDRAVLHQRIEARFDAMLAQGFLDEVRALRAMPEMAAVTAPLDLPAVRAVGYRQAWEYLDGEGDAARFRDKAIFATRQLAKRQLTWLRGELDARWFDPHVDGERLASAVSTFVAR from the coding sequence ATGGGCATCGACCGGCGGCCACTGGCGATCGCCGTGATGGGGCCGACCGCCAGTGGCAAGACTGCCACCGCGATCGCCCTGGCACAGCAGCTGGATGGCGAAATCGTCAGTGTCGATTCCGCGCTGGTCTACCGCCACCTGGATATCGGTTCGGCCAAGCCTGATGCGGCCGAGCGTGCGCAGGCGCCGCACCATCTGCTGGACCTGCGCGATCCCTGGCAGACCTACTCGGCGGCTGAGTTCGCCGCCGATGCCGGCCGGGTCGTGGCGGAGATCGTGGCGCGTGGCAAAACGCCGATCTTCGCAGGTGGCACGGGGCTGTACTTCCGGGCCCTGCTGCAGGGCCTGTCGCCGATGCCGGAGGCCGATCCGGTGATGCGCGAAGCGCTCAGCGCCGAAGCCGCCGAACGCGGTTGGGCAGCACTGCATGCGGAGCTGGCGGAGGTCGATCCGGCTGCCGCGGCGCGGATCCATGCCACCGACCCGCAGCGCATCCAACGGGCCCTGGAGGTCTATCGCCTCACCGGCACCCCCATCTCTGAATGGCAGCGCCGGCCGGGTGTGGCGCCGTTGCCGGTGCGCACCCTGAAGCTGATCCTGGCCCCACGTGACCGCGCGGTGCTGCACCAGCGTATCGAAGCGCGCTTCGACGCCATGCTGGCGCAGGGCTTTCTCGACGAGGTGCGGGCGTTGCGCGCGATGCCGGAAATGGCCGCCGTGACGGCGCCGCTGGACCTGCCGGCGGTGCGCGCGGTCGGCTACCGCCAGGCCTGGGAGTACCTGGACGGGGAGGGCGATGCCGCCCGTTTCCGTGACAAAGCGATCTTCGCCACCCGCCAGCTTGCCAAGCGCCAGCTGACCTGGCTGCGCGGCGAGCTTGATGCGCGCTGGTTCGACCCCCATGTCGATGGGGAGCGCCTGGCCAGCGCGGTGTCGACCTTCGTCGCACGCTGA